In a genomic window of Helianthus annuus cultivar XRQ/B chromosome 10, HanXRQr2.0-SUNRISE, whole genome shotgun sequence:
- the LOC110886563 gene encoding glyoxylate/hydroxypyruvate/pyruvate reductase 2KGR, whose amino-acid sequence MEAMGVLMTYPMSSYLEQRLQNRFTLFRLWNLPNKTHFFNHNAHNIQAVVGSTHIGADRELIDSLPALEIVSSFSVGLDKVDLAYCKEKGIRVTNTPDVLTDDVADTAIGLILATLRRICEGDRFVRSGLWKKDEFKLSVKFSGKKVGILGLGRIGTAIAKRAESFNCSISYHSRLEKPESKYKYYPSVIKLASNCDILVVACALTEQTRHIINREVIDALGPKGVLVNIGRGAHVDERELVSALVEGRLAGAGLDVFEHEPQVPEELFGLDNVVVLPHVASSTVETEMAMADLVVGNLEAHFLKNPLLTPVV is encoded by the exons ATGGAAGCCATGGGAGTCCTAATGACATACCCCATGTCCTCATACCTCGAACAACGACTCCAAAACCGCTTCACTCTCTTCCGCCTATGGAACCTCCCCAACAAAACCCACTTCTTCAACCACAACGCTCATAACATCCAAGCCGTCGTCGGGAGCACGCACATCGGTGCCGACCGAGAACTGATCGACTCGTTACCGGCTCTCGAGATCGTATCGAGTTTCAGCGTCGGATTAGATAAGGTTGATTTGGCGTATTGTAAGgagaaggggattagggttacgAATACACCTGATGTGTTAACTGATGATGTGGCTGATACGGCGATTGGGTTGATTTTAGCTACGTTGAGAAGGATTTGTGAGGGTGATCGGTTTGTTAGAAGTGGGTTGTGGAAGAAAGATGAGTTCAAATTAAGCGTGAAG TTCAGTGGCAAAAAAGTTGGAATCTTAGGTTTAGGAAGAATAGGCACAGCAATTGCTAAAAGAGCTGAATCATTCAACTGCTCAATCAGCTACCATTCCAGATTAGAGAAACCAGAATCGAAATACAAGTACTATCCTAGTGTCATTAAACTGGCTTCAAATTGCGACATTCTGGTGGTGGCATGCGCGCTAACAGAACAAACACGACACATAATTAACCGTGAAGTCATCGATGCGCTTGGTCCCAAAGGGGTTCTGGTTAATATCGGCAGGGGGGCGCACGTTGATGAACGTGAGTTGGTGTCTGCTCTTGTTGAAGGGCGGCTAGCTGGTGCGGGTCTTGATGTGTTTGAGCATGAGCCGCAGGTGCCTGAGGAGCTGTTTGGTCTTGATAATGTGGTGGTGTTGCCTCATGTTGCGAGTAGCACTGTGGAAACCGAGATGGCAATGGCGGATCTTGTTGTTGGGAACCTAGAGGCTCACTTTTTAAAGAATCCCTTGTTAACTCCGGTGGTTTAA
- the LOC110883307 gene encoding photosystem I reaction center subunit VI, chloroplastic, translating into MASLATFTPTTTTIKGLAGSSITGTKLNLRPARQSLKPTSYRAGAVVAKYGDKSVYFDLEDLGNTTGEWDVYGSDAPSPYNPLQSKFFETFAAPFTKRGLLLKFLILGGGSTLAYFSSTATGDVLPIVKGPQLPPKLGPRGKI; encoded by the exons ATGGCGTCTCTTGCAACCTtcacacccaccaccaccaccatcaaggGCCTTGCTGGCAGTTCCATTACCGGAACCAAGCTTAACCTGAGGCCTGCTCGTCAGAGTCTCAAACCCACTTCTTACAG AGCTGGAGCTGTGGTAGCTAAATATGGTGACAAAAGTGTGTACTTTGATTTGGAGGATTTGGGTAACACCACTGGTGAATGGGATGTGTATGGTTCAGATGCTCCTTCACCCTACAACCCCCTCCAG AGCAAGTTCTTTGAGACATTCGCCGCACCCTTTACCAAGAGAGGATTGCTACTCAAGTTCTTGATATTGGGAGGTGGTTCCACCCTTGCTTACTTCAGCTCCACCGCCACAGGAGACGTGTTGCCGATCGTGAAGGGCCCACAACTTCCACCAAAGCTTGGTCCACGTGGCAAAATCTAA
- the LOC110886564 gene encoding rop guanine nucleotide exchange factor 12 has translation MVTRQRSDLHMNIPALRKLDAMLIECLDNFKGDHEFTYASKNDNEAKSMKKREEDKWWLPTPKVPPDGLSDATRKWLQFQKDSVHQVLKAALAINAQILMEMEVPDSYTETLPKNGRASLGDFIYKSITVDHFDPDHFLSSMDLTTDHKIVDLKNRIEASVVIWKRKMSAKDGRSGWGSGVSLGKREQFEDRAETILLILKQRYPGIPQSTLEISKIENNRVRNFLYV, from the exons ATGGTTACAAGGCAACGGAGCGACTTGCACATGAACATTCCTGCGTTAAGGAAGCTCGACGCCATGCTCATT GAATGCCTAGATAACTTTAAAGGTGACCATGAGTTTACTTACGCGTCGAAAAATGACAACGAAGCAAAAAGCATGAAAAAGAGGGAAGAGGATAAATGGTGGTTACCGACTCCAAAGGTTCCCCCGGATGGTTTATCAGACGCCACAAGGAAATGGTTGCAGTTTCAAAAAGACTCGGTTCACCAAGTGCTCAAAGCAGCCCTAGCCATTAACGCGCAAATTCTTATGGAGATGGAGGTTCCCGATAGCTATACGGAAACCCTTCCAAAG AATGGACGGGCAAGCTTGGGAGACTTTATCTATAAAAGTATTACCGTTGACCACTTTGACCCGGATCACTTTCTTTCATCTATGGATTTAACTACAGATCATAAAATTGTTGACCTCAAAAACAGAATCGAGGCGTCTGTGGTGATATGGAAACGGAAGATGTCTGCAAAAGATGGACGGTCAGGATGGGGTTCAGGCGTGAGTTTGGGGAAGAGAGAACAGTTTGAAGATAGAGCAGAAACGATCTTACTAATACTTAAACAACGTTACCCTGGGATCCCTCAATCTACACTAGAAATCAGCAAAATTGAAAACAATCGAGTAAGAAATTTTCTATATGTTTAA